The following proteins are encoded in a genomic region of Natronorubrum halophilum:
- a CDS encoding TRAM domain-containing protein: MADCPLADDCPSFSERISGMGCQHYGDRGGKEWCNHYSQPINDLKTQPVKQGEEVVVDVVDMHESGAGVGRTEDGFIVMVDGVLPEARARVEIVRVHSNHARAEELELLPMESDEDDDDAASDSNDDAAAASDNDEADDEDETGTKQQRERLGSRDNFWGS; this comes from the coding sequence ATGGCAGACTGTCCGCTTGCCGACGACTGTCCGAGCTTTTCTGAACGGATCTCTGGAATGGGGTGTCAACACTACGGTGATCGAGGCGGCAAAGAGTGGTGTAACCACTACAGCCAGCCGATCAACGACCTCAAAACCCAGCCCGTCAAACAGGGCGAGGAGGTCGTCGTCGACGTCGTCGACATGCACGAAAGCGGGGCCGGCGTCGGCCGAACCGAGGACGGGTTCATCGTGATGGTCGACGGCGTCCTCCCGGAGGCCCGTGCTCGCGTCGAAATCGTCCGCGTTCACAGCAACCACGCGCGTGCAGAAGAACTCGAGTTGCTGCCGATGGAGTCGGACGAGGACGATGACGACGCGGCTTCGGACAGCAACGACGATGCCGCTGCGGCCAGCGATAACGACGAGGCCGACGACGAGGACGAGACGGGCACGAAACAGCAGCGCGAACGACTCGGCAGTCGCGATAACTTCTGGGGCTCGTAG
- a CDS encoding electron transfer flavoprotein subunit beta/FixA family protein: protein MKILVTVKEVATVEDEFEIEGTEIASQYLGADLNEWDDYAIEEAVQLQEDGIADEVVTVTIGPEECEQTIRQALAKGADRAVRVWDDSLEGVDLLDVNAKTEILSGVVEAEDPDLVLTGVQAGDDSFAATGVSLAEEIGAQWGAVVNHLEHEFDDDLASVRRELEGGVEELTEIELPAVLTIQTGINEPRYASLRGIRQAQRKELDVQTLADLGVDESAIDAELTLTDMYEPESESDVTIWEGSAEETAAELGDLLRDKGVAP from the coding sequence ATGAAAATCCTCGTTACGGTCAAAGAAGTCGCGACCGTCGAAGACGAGTTCGAGATCGAGGGCACTGAAATCGCCAGCCAGTACCTCGGTGCCGACCTCAACGAGTGGGATGACTACGCCATCGAAGAGGCCGTCCAGCTTCAGGAGGACGGCATCGCCGACGAAGTCGTCACGGTCACCATCGGCCCTGAAGAGTGCGAACAAACTATCCGTCAGGCGCTCGCCAAGGGTGCCGACCGTGCCGTCCGCGTCTGGGACGACTCACTCGAGGGCGTCGATCTGCTCGACGTCAACGCGAAGACGGAGATTCTGAGCGGCGTCGTCGAAGCAGAGGACCCCGATCTCGTCCTTACAGGCGTCCAGGCCGGCGACGACAGCTTCGCCGCGACCGGCGTCTCCCTGGCCGAAGAGATCGGCGCACAGTGGGGAGCCGTCGTCAACCACCTGGAGCACGAGTTCGACGACGACCTCGCCTCCGTCCGGCGCGAACTCGAGGGGGGCGTCGAGGAGCTGACAGAGATCGAACTGCCGGCGGTCCTGACGATCCAGACGGGGATCAACGAGCCGCGCTACGCGAGTCTGCGCGGCATCCGTCAGGCCCAGCGCAAGGAACTCGACGTCCAGACGCTCGCCGACCTCGGCGTCGACGAGAGCGCGATCGACGCCGAACTCACCCTGACGGACATGTACGAGCCGGAAAGCGAGAGCGACGTGACGATCTGGGAGGGCAGCGCCGAGGAGACGGCCGCGGAGTTGGGTGACCTGCTCCGCGACAAGGGGGTGGCACCATGA